In Amphiura filiformis chromosome 2, Afil_fr2py, whole genome shotgun sequence, one DNA window encodes the following:
- the LOC140140869 gene encoding LOW QUALITY PROTEIN: uncharacterized protein (The sequence of the model RefSeq protein was modified relative to this genomic sequence to represent the inferred CDS: deleted 1 base in 1 codon) — protein MESDIKCWKYVDDLTLAENRSHPQPSKLQEELTKFNDWTNTNKLSLNPSKCQAIQICFKTDPPAHSNLNISGIPLNFVDEAKILGDHTKERPYQCKYCEKSFSTSGHKTTHERIHTKEKPYQCKYCEKSFSHASRKTSHERIHTKEKPYQCKFCKRSFSQASNQIRHERIIHTKETPYQCKYCEKSFSDASYKTVHERIHTKKTQYQCKYCEKCFSTASNKTAHERIHIKETPYQCKYCEKTFSQAGHKTTHERIHAKEKPYQCKYCEKSFSHASRKTSHERIHTKEKPYQCKFCKKSFSQASNQIIHTKETPYQCKYCEKTFPTSSYKTVHERIHTKETQYQCKYCEKCFSTSSNKTAHERIHIKESPYQCKYCEKSFSQAGHKTSHERIHTKEKPYQCKYCGKSFSHESNQIRHERIIHTKETPYQCKYCEKTFPTSSYKTVHERIHTKETQYQCKYCEKTFSHAGHKTVHERIHTKETQYQCKYCEKCFSTSSNKTVHERIHTKETQYQCKYCEKCFSTSSNKTAHERIHIKESPYQCKYCEKSFSQAGHKTSHERIHTKEKPYQCKYCEKSFSHASNQIRHERIIHTKETPYQCKYCEKTFPTSSYKTVHERIHTKETQYQCKYCKKCFTTSSNKTVHERIHTKETQYQCKYCEKCFSTSSNKTAHERIHIKESPYQCKYCEKTFPTSSYKTVHERIHTKETQYQCKYCEKTFSHAGHKTVHERIHTKETPYQCRYCEKSFSQAGHKTSHERIHTKEKPYQCKYCGKSFSHASNQIRHERIIHTKETPYQCKYCEKSFSDASYKTVHERIHTKKTQYQCKYCEKCFSTSSNKTVHERIHIKETPYQCKYCEKTFSHAGHKTTHERIHTKEKPYQCKHCEKSFSDASYKTVHERIHI, from the exons gatcaCACCAAAGAgagaccataccaatgtaaatattgtgaaaagagtttctcaactTCAGGTCACAAGACTacgcatgaaaggattcacaccaaagagaagccgtaccaatgtaaatactgtgaaaagagtttctcgcATGCAAGTCGCAAGACttcacatgaaaggattcacaccaaagagaaaccataccaatgtaaattttgtaaaagGAGTTTCTCACAGGCAAGTAACCAGATTAGACAtgaaaggataattcacaccaaagaaacaccataccaatgtaaatattgtgaaaaaagtTTCTCAGATGCAAGttacaagactgtacatgaaaggattcacaccaagaAGACacaataccaatgtaaatattgtgaaaagtgtTTCTCAACTGCAAGTAACAAGActgcacatgaaaggattcacatcaAAGAgacaccataccaatgtaaatattgtgaaaagactttctcacaggCAGGTCACAAGACTACGCATGAAAGGATTCACGCCAAAGAGAAGCCGTACCAATGTAAAtactgtgaaaagagtttctcgcATGCAAGTCGCAAGACttcacatgaaaggattcacaccaaagagaaaccataccaatgtaaattttgtaaaaagagtttctcacaggcaaGTAACC AGataattcacaccaaagaaacaccataccaatgtaaatattgtgaaaagactttcccAACTTCAAGttacaagactgtacatgaaaggattcacaccaaagagacacaataccaatgtaaatattgtgaaaagtgtTTCTCAACTTCAAGTAACAAGActgcacatgaaaggattcacatcaAAGAGtcaccataccaatgtaaatattgtgaaaagagtttctcacaggcaggTCACAAGACTtcgcatgaaaggattcacaccaaagagaaaccataccaatgtaaatattgtggaaAGAGTTTCTCACATGAAAGTAACCAGATTAGACAtgaaaggataattcacaccaaagaaacaccataccaatgtaaatattgtgaaaagactttcccAACTTCAAGttacaagactgtacatgaaaggattcacaccaaagagacacaataccaatgtaaatattgtgaaaagactttctcacatGCAGGtcacaagactgtacatgaaaggattcacaccaaagagacacaataccaatgtaaatattgtgaaaagtgtTTCTCAACTTCAAGtaacaagactgtacatgaaaggattcacaccaaagagacacaataccaatgtaaatattgtgaaaagtgtTTCTCAACTTCAAGTAACAAGACTGCACATGAACGGATTCACATCAAAGAGtcaccataccaatgtaaatattgtgaaaagagtttctcacaggcaggTCACAAGACTtcgcatgaaaggattcacaccaaagagaaaccataccaatgtaaatattgtgaaaagagtttctcacatgCAAGTAACCAGATTAGACAtgaaaggataattcacaccaaagaaacaccataccaatgtaaatattgtgaaaagactttcccAACTTCAAGttacaagactgtacatgaaaggattcacaccaaagagacacaataccaatgtaaatattgtaaaaagtgttTCACAACTTCAAGtaacaagactgtacatgaaaggattcacaccaaagagacacaataccaatgtaaatattgtgaaaagtgtTTCTCAACTTCAAGTAACAAGActgcacatgaaaggattcacatcaAAGAGtcaccataccaatgtaaatactgTGAAAAGACTTTCCCAACTTCAAGttacaagactgtacatgaaaggattcacaccaaagagacacaataccaatgtaaatattgtgaaaagactttctcacatGCAGGtcacaagactgtacatgaaaggattcacaccaaagagacacCATACCAATGtagatattgtgaaaagagtttctcacaggcaggTCACAAGACTtcgcatgaaaggattcacaccaaagagaaaccataccaatgtaaatattgtggaaAGAGTTTCTCACATGCAAGTAACCAGATTAGACATGAAAGGATAATTCATACCAAAGAaacaccataccaatgtaaatattgtgaaaagagtttctcagatGCAAGttacaagactgtacatgaaaggattcacaccaaaaagacacaataccaatgtaaatattgtgaaaagtgtTTCTCAACTTCAAGtaacaagactgtacatgaaaggattcacatcaAAGAgacaccataccaatgtaaatactgtgaaaagactttctcacatGCAGGTCACAAGACTacgcatgaaaggattcacaccaaagagaaaccataccaatgtaaacattgtgaaaagagtttctcagatGCAAGttacaagactgtacatgaaaggattcacatctAA